From a single Gemmatimonadota bacterium genomic region:
- a CDS encoding HlyD family efflux transporter periplasmic adaptor subunit, with protein MNVSRRTGGWMAAGLAAGLLLWLVLRPERVAVEVVHAARGALRVTLQEDGETRVKERYLLSAPVAGRLVRLECEPGQRVAAGDVLARIFPLPLDTRAQKEAAGRLAATEAGRAAAEAAVQRAEVAWDEARRYLGRLERAGVEGGISLDRLDRARAAEQQAALALEQARRTAEASAHEVETARASVMEVTGERGLSPVVVRAPADGRVLRLFEECERAVSPGAPILEVGDTRDLEVVVDVLSEDVGLLTVGAQALIVPGPEADTLRGRIERIEPTAFTRVSPLGVEEQRVNVIITFEGEAPLVGDRFRVEASLITWESDDVLMVPLGALFRRDSRWAVYAVADGRARLRIVEIGHRGQREAEVTAGISEGETVVVYPPDGLREGARVHVIEGS; from the coding sequence ATGAACGTCTCGCGTCGCACCGGTGGATGGATGGCCGCGGGGCTGGCCGCGGGCCTCCTGCTCTGGCTCGTACTCCGGCCCGAGCGAGTCGCGGTCGAGGTCGTCCACGCAGCGCGCGGAGCGCTGCGCGTGACGTTGCAGGAGGACGGAGAGACACGCGTCAAGGAGCGCTATCTGCTCTCCGCTCCGGTGGCGGGCCGGCTCGTCCGCCTCGAGTGCGAACCGGGCCAGCGGGTGGCGGCGGGGGATGTGCTCGCGCGGATCTTCCCACTTCCCCTCGACACCCGGGCGCAGAAGGAAGCCGCCGGGCGGCTGGCCGCCACGGAGGCAGGTCGAGCCGCCGCCGAAGCTGCCGTTCAGCGGGCCGAGGTGGCCTGGGACGAGGCGCGGCGCTACTTGGGCCGCTTGGAGCGAGCCGGGGTCGAGGGCGGCATCTCACTGGATCGACTGGACCGCGCCCGTGCAGCGGAGCAGCAGGCGGCGCTGGCCCTCGAACAAGCGCGGCGCACGGCGGAGGCCAGCGCCCACGAGGTCGAGACCGCTCGGGCCAGTGTCATGGAGGTCACAGGCGAGCGCGGGCTGTCTCCCGTAGTAGTGCGTGCGCCCGCGGACGGGCGGGTGCTCCGCCTCTTCGAGGAGTGCGAGCGAGCGGTGTCCCCCGGAGCACCGATCCTCGAGGTCGGTGACACCCGAGATCTGGAAGTGGTGGTGGACGTTCTCAGTGAAGACGTCGGCCTGCTCACCGTGGGTGCCCAGGCCCTGATCGTACCCGGCCCCGAGGCGGACACCCTGCGGGGAAGGATCGAGCGCATCGAGCCTACCGCGTTCACCCGCGTGTCTCCGCTGGGCGTCGAGGAGCAGCGGGTCAACGTCATCATCACCTTCGAGGGTGAAGCCCCGCTTGTTGGGGACCGCTTCCGCGTCGAGGCGTCGCTGATCACGTGGGAATCCGACGACGTCCTCATGGTACCCCTGGGGGCGCTCTTCCGGAGGGACTCCCGGTGGGCCGTGTACGCAGTGGCGGACGGGAGAGCGCGACTGCGGATCGTCGAGATCGGCCACCGGGGACAGCGCGAGGCGGAGGTGACGGCGGGCATCTCCGAAGGGGAGACCGTCGTCGTCTATCCCCCCGACGGGCTTCGGGAAGGGGCACGGGTGCACGTCATCGAAGGCTCGTAG
- a CDS encoding ABC transporter permease, whose protein sequence is MKTLQLKVVRDALHARGQLIAVLVLVASGVATFVMLRSMHGFLRGGQERYYRDARFGDVFSHVVRAPDALAPRIARIDGVATVYTRLVEDILLDVPGLPEPATGRLVSLPDLGEVRLNQVVIRTGALPDPGRRDQVVLSEAFARANGLRVGDVVGAILNGRLQALRVVGTAISPEFIYEIGEYGQVFPDNRRFGALWMSRSAVESAFEMEGAFNDIVLSLAPGASEAAVLASLDALLDPYGNPGAYGRELHVSHEFLEGEIDETTITASFFPALFLIVTAFLLHATLLRIVRMEREQIGLLKAFGISPASLGAHYLQFALIPVAGGAVLGTVVGVWLAHGMAEVYARFFQFPEVGFKLDLTVVLVAWAIALITGVLGALTAVRTVTRLPPAVAMAPPAPPRYREGPLERTRIWRALSPAGRIVVRNLSRARLKSASTIAGIGLALGVIGALLSMFDAINEIARIQFQEVQREDVSVYFHRPRPPDVRAALFALPGVRQVETFRVVPVRFVREHREVRGSILGLPEDAQLRRLVDSESRTHQLPVGGLLLSTLLAEKLGVHPGDVVEIHVTEGSDVTRELRVSGIIDELMGGGGYMAKADLHRALGEASSESGAWLAVDARTRAEVYERLKHLPAVAGIQVRELTVRGFADTIEESFAIALYSTVVLGMALVMAIVYNQTRIALSERGRELASLRVLGFERGEVARMLLSEQALLVLAALPLGVGLGWFLTFLVMERFDSDLFSLPVVVARGTYAQAIGIVLLAAVLSGLLVRRRLNRIDLIAVLKTRE, encoded by the coding sequence ATGAAGACGCTGCAGCTGAAGGTCGTTCGCGACGCGCTTCATGCGCGAGGACAGCTGATCGCTGTCCTGGTCCTCGTCGCCTCCGGCGTCGCCACGTTCGTCATGCTCCGCTCCATGCATGGCTTTCTCAGAGGAGGCCAGGAGCGCTACTACCGCGACGCTCGCTTCGGAGACGTCTTCAGCCACGTGGTGCGAGCTCCGGACGCGCTCGCGCCCCGCATCGCTCGGATCGACGGCGTGGCGACCGTCTACACGCGCCTCGTCGAGGACATCCTGCTCGACGTGCCAGGGCTCCCCGAGCCGGCAACCGGGAGGCTGGTCTCTCTACCCGACCTGGGGGAGGTACGTCTCAACCAGGTGGTGATCCGCACCGGTGCCCTCCCGGACCCTGGTCGCCGGGACCAGGTCGTGCTCAGCGAGGCCTTCGCCCGTGCCAATGGGTTGCGCGTCGGCGACGTCGTGGGGGCGATCCTCAACGGACGGCTTCAGGCGCTGCGGGTGGTCGGGACCGCGATCTCGCCGGAGTTCATCTACGAGATCGGGGAATATGGACAGGTCTTCCCCGACAACCGACGGTTCGGTGCCCTGTGGATGAGTCGTTCCGCCGTAGAGAGCGCCTTCGAGATGGAGGGGGCCTTCAACGACATCGTCCTCTCGCTCGCCCCCGGGGCGTCCGAGGCTGCGGTCCTGGCATCCCTGGACGCGCTGCTCGATCCATACGGGAACCCCGGCGCGTACGGTCGAGAGCTACATGTATCGCACGAGTTCCTGGAGGGCGAGATCGATGAGACCACGATCACGGCCTCGTTCTTCCCCGCGTTGTTCCTGATCGTCACCGCGTTTCTGTTGCACGCCACGCTCCTTCGGATCGTGCGTATGGAGCGGGAACAGATCGGCTTGCTGAAGGCCTTCGGGATCTCGCCGGCCAGCCTCGGGGCCCACTACCTCCAGTTCGCGCTCATCCCGGTCGCCGGTGGAGCGGTTCTGGGCACCGTGGTCGGGGTCTGGCTCGCGCACGGGATGGCCGAGGTGTACGCGCGTTTCTTCCAGTTTCCGGAGGTGGGTTTCAAGCTGGACCTCACCGTGGTTCTGGTCGCGTGGGCCATCGCGCTGATCACGGGTGTTCTCGGCGCGCTGACGGCGGTCCGCACCGTGACACGCCTGCCTCCCGCTGTGGCCATGGCACCACCCGCCCCTCCGCGGTACCGGGAGGGCCCTCTGGAGCGGACTCGCATCTGGAGGGCGCTCTCTCCAGCGGGGCGAATTGTTGTCCGCAATCTGTCCCGGGCGCGCCTCAAGTCGGCTTCGACCATCGCCGGCATCGGCTTGGCCCTGGGCGTGATCGGGGCACTGCTGTCCATGTTCGACGCGATCAACGAGATCGCGCGGATCCAGTTCCAGGAGGTTCAGCGGGAGGACGTTTCCGTCTACTTCCATCGGCCGCGCCCCCCTGACGTCCGCGCCGCCCTGTTCGCGCTCCCCGGTGTACGACAGGTCGAAACGTTCCGGGTCGTTCCCGTACGCTTCGTCAGGGAGCACCGCGAAGTCCGCGGCAGCATTCTGGGTCTCCCGGAGGACGCCCAGCTGCGACGCCTGGTCGATTCCGAATCCAGAACGCACCAGCTTCCCGTGGGCGGGCTACTGCTCAGCACACTGTTGGCCGAGAAGCTGGGCGTGCACCCCGGGGACGTGGTGGAGATCCACGTGACCGAGGGAAGCGACGTGACCCGTGAGCTTCGGGTTTCGGGGATCATCGACGAGTTGATGGGTGGAGGCGGCTACATGGCCAAGGCCGACCTCCATCGGGCGCTGGGCGAGGCGAGCTCGGAATCCGGTGCCTGGCTGGCCGTGGATGCCCGGACACGTGCCGAGGTCTACGAACGCTTGAAGCATTTGCCCGCCGTGGCGGGCATCCAGGTGCGCGAGCTGACGGTGCGGGGATTCGCGGACACGATCGAGGAGAGCTTCGCCATCGCGCTGTACTCTACCGTCGTGCTGGGGATGGCATTGGTGATGGCCATCGTCTACAACCAGACCCGCATCGCGCTTTCGGAGCGAGGCCGCGAGTTGGCCAGCCTCCGCGTACTGGGATTCGAGCGCGGGGAGGTTGCCCGCATGCTGCTCAGCGAGCAGGCCCTACTGGTCCTGGCCGCCCTGCCGCTGGGGGTCGGCTTGGGGTGGTTCCTGACCTTCCTGGTCATGGAACGCTTCGATTCAGACCTGTTCAGTCTTCCTGTGGTCGTCGCCAGGGGGACATACGCTCAGGCGATCGGCATCGTCCTCCTGGCGGCGGTCCTGTCGGGTCTGCTCGTCCGCCGCCGGCTGAATCGCATCGATCTGATCGCGGTCTTGAAGACCCGGGAGTAG
- a CDS encoding ABC transporter ATP-binding protein encodes MGEVEVRALEATDLELFEGELVVILGPSGSGKSTLLNILGGLDVPTAGEVAFHDHNLRTADEAELTRFRREHVGFVFQFFNLLPSLTAIENVQLVTEIARSPMDPAAALDMVGLSERLRHFPAQLSGGEQQRVAIARAIAKRPDVLLCDEPTGSLDYETGKVVLEVLEQVNRDTGTLTVLVTHNAAIAALADRVLRLRDGRIVGDERNLTRASPADIEW; translated from the coding sequence ATGGGTGAGGTCGAAGTGCGTGCCTTGGAGGCCACGGATCTCGAGCTGTTCGAGGGCGAGCTCGTCGTCATCCTGGGCCCGTCGGGAAGCGGGAAGTCCACGCTCCTCAACATCCTGGGCGGCCTGGACGTGCCTACCGCGGGCGAGGTCGCCTTCCACGATCACAACCTGCGGACGGCGGACGAAGCCGAATTGACTCGTTTTCGACGGGAGCACGTCGGGTTCGTTTTCCAGTTCTTCAATCTGCTGCCCAGCCTGACCGCCATCGAGAACGTGCAGCTGGTCACCGAGATCGCCCGAAGCCCGATGGACCCGGCCGCCGCCTTGGACATGGTGGGACTGTCCGAGCGCCTCCGTCATTTCCCGGCACAGCTCTCGGGTGGGGAGCAGCAGCGCGTCGCCATCGCCCGCGCGATCGCCAAGCGCCCTGACGTCCTGCTGTGCGACGAGCCCACAGGCTCCCTGGACTACGAGACCGGGAAGGTCGTGCTCGAAGTCCTCGAGCAGGTCAACCGCGACACCGGCACCCTCACGGTTCTCGTGACGCACAACGCTGCCATCGCGGCTCTTGCCGATCGAGTGCTCCGCTTACGGGACGGTCGCATCGTCGGAGACGAGCGCAACCTCACCCGAGCGTCCCCCGCGGACATCGAGTGGTAA
- a CDS encoding RtcB family protein, producing the protein MPEQTMAWPEPATLRIERLDPWRWIIPRQGRMRVEGLIYADAHMMSDLRGDEAIRQVANVACLPGIVGRSIGMPDIHWGYGFAIGGVAAFDPERGGVISPGGVGYDINCGVRLLRSTLSVGELRPHLKALMNQIQRDVPAGVGSHRRRLTLDDAELEDVLRRGVEWAVARGYATEEDRAHIESGGALPGADPGKVSPRALERGRDQVGTVGSGNHFIEVGVVGELYDRAAAARLGLEPDTVTVLIHSGSRGLGHHVCTDYLDVMLSAARRCGIALPDRQLACAPLDSPEARDYLGAMCAAANYAFVNRQMMAHLVRGAFEQVLGRPWQELGLELVYDVAHNNAKWETHTLDGRPTLLCVHRKGATRAFPPGHPDVPAAYRDVGQPVLIPGDMGRYSYVLVGTQAAYTETFGSTCHGAGRVMSRRQAERSVRQADRQLRREFEERGIEVRAASFATLAEEIPEAYKDVAEVVDVVDHAGIGRKVAKLLPLGVLKG; encoded by the coding sequence ATGCCCGAGCAGACGATGGCGTGGCCGGAGCCCGCGACGCTTCGGATCGAGCGCCTCGACCCGTGGCGCTGGATCATTCCCAGGCAGGGACGGATGCGCGTCGAGGGGCTGATCTACGCCGACGCGCACATGATGAGCGATCTGCGCGGTGACGAAGCGATCCGTCAGGTGGCGAACGTGGCCTGCCTGCCCGGCATCGTGGGACGCTCCATCGGGATGCCCGACATCCACTGGGGCTACGGGTTCGCCATCGGCGGTGTGGCCGCCTTCGATCCGGAACGGGGTGGCGTGATCAGCCCTGGCGGTGTGGGCTACGACATCAACTGCGGCGTCCGGCTCCTGCGCAGCACGCTGAGCGTCGGAGAGCTCAGACCCCACCTCAAAGCCCTGATGAACCAGATCCAACGGGACGTGCCCGCCGGAGTGGGCTCCCACCGCAGGCGGCTCACGCTGGACGATGCCGAGCTCGAGGATGTCCTGCGGCGGGGCGTGGAGTGGGCCGTGGCCCGCGGCTACGCCACCGAGGAAGATCGAGCCCACATCGAGAGCGGCGGGGCGCTCCCCGGCGCCGATCCGGGAAAGGTGAGCCCCCGCGCGCTGGAGCGCGGACGGGATCAGGTGGGCACCGTGGGATCGGGCAACCACTTCATCGAGGTGGGAGTGGTGGGGGAGCTCTACGACCGCGCGGCCGCGGCGCGGCTGGGCCTTGAGCCCGACACGGTCACTGTCCTCATCCACTCGGGATCGCGCGGACTCGGTCACCATGTCTGTACGGACTACCTGGACGTGATGCTCTCCGCGGCCCGGCGCTGTGGCATCGCTCTACCGGACCGCCAGCTGGCATGTGCGCCGCTCGACTCGCCCGAGGCGCGCGACTATCTCGGCGCCATGTGCGCAGCCGCCAATTACGCGTTCGTCAACCGACAGATGATGGCGCACCTGGTGCGCGGCGCGTTCGAACAGGTATTGGGCCGACCCTGGCAGGAGCTGGGGTTGGAGTTGGTCTACGACGTGGCCCACAACAACGCCAAGTGGGAGACGCACACGCTCGACGGCCGACCCACGCTCCTGTGCGTGCACCGCAAGGGCGCGACTCGTGCCTTTCCCCCCGGGCATCCCGATGTGCCTGCCGCCTACCGCGATGTCGGGCAGCCCGTGCTCATCCCGGGTGACATGGGCCGCTACTCCTATGTGCTCGTGGGCACGCAGGCGGCCTACACCGAGACGTTCGGATCCACGTGCCACGGCGCCGGTCGAGTCATGAGCCGCCGGCAGGCGGAGCGCAGCGTCCGCCAAGCCGACCGGCAGCTTCGTCGGGAGTTCGAGGAGCGCGGCATCGAAGTGCGTGCCGCTTCCTTCGCCACCCTCGCCGAGGAGATCCCCGAGGCATACAAGGACGTAGCGGAGGTGGTCGACGTCGTGGACCACGCAGGCATCGGCCGCAAGGTGGCGAAGCTGCTCCCCCTGGGAGTCTTGAAGGGATGA
- a CDS encoding archease yields the protein MSDAAGGAHTAGDGDGWLGPGVAEIAHTADLGIEVEAEDRAELFRRAAQALFRLRSGTQAADRAAHGVPLRFEVEVSADEPPVLLVRWLAELLYLAEAQHFELGSTEFHTLDDLRLVATVHGWRSAFDPVRELKGVTYHGLELRHFEGRWWARVIFDI from the coding sequence ATGAGCGACGCGGCCGGTGGTGCCCACACCGCTGGCGACGGCGACGGGTGGCTCGGTCCCGGCGTCGCGGAGATCGCGCACACCGCCGACCTGGGGATCGAAGTGGAGGCCGAGGATCGGGCCGAGTTGTTCCGGCGCGCTGCTCAGGCACTGTTCCGGTTGCGCTCCGGCACTCAAGCAGCCGACCGGGCGGCGCACGGGGTGCCCCTCCGGTTCGAGGTGGAGGTCTCGGCGGACGAGCCTCCCGTGTTGCTCGTACGCTGGCTGGCCGAGCTTCTCTATCTGGCCGAGGCCCAGCACTTCGAGTTGGGCTCCACCGAGTTCCACACGCTCGACGACCTCCGGCTGGTCGCGACTGTGCACGGGTGGCGATCCGCCTTCGACCCGGTACGCGAGCTCAAGGGCGTCACGTACCACGGACTCGAGCTGCGCCACTTCGAAGGGCGGTGGTGGGCACGCGTCATCTTCGACATCTGA
- a CDS encoding CDP-alcohol phosphatidyltransferase family protein, whose protein sequence is MRPEGGPKRARPLRWLPNTITLARIALVVAYLFVMAAGTAVPPAQRRLALVVLGLAGASDVLDGFLARRFALTTRTGMILDTFADRFAQLAVTYQFVFVEPRLHVAFLALLLIRDVLGVLGARWALRRGHWEVLAHESHGRLATVLLFVLFVLLTLGAADRWIFPLAGVAAATVAVSTARYLHRGVRRARGASLAVHGSPT, encoded by the coding sequence GTGAGACCGGAGGGGGGCCCGAAGCGGGCGCGGCCGCTGCGTTGGCTGCCCAATACGATCACGCTGGCGCGCATCGCGCTGGTCGTAGCCTATCTGTTCGTGATGGCAGCGGGCACCGCCGTTCCCCCCGCCCAGCGGCGCTTGGCCCTCGTGGTGCTCGGGCTCGCGGGTGCGTCGGACGTCCTCGATGGATTCCTGGCCCGCCGCTTCGCTCTGACGACCCGCACCGGGATGATCCTCGACACGTTCGCGGACCGCTTCGCGCAGCTGGCGGTGACCTACCAGTTCGTGTTCGTCGAGCCCCGCCTGCACGTCGCGTTTCTCGCCCTGCTCTTGATCCGGGATGTCCTGGGCGTCCTGGGTGCTCGCTGGGCCCTGCGCCGCGGTCATTGGGAGGTGCTCGCCCACGAGTCCCACGGCAGGCTGGCGACGGTGTTGCTGTTCGTGCTGTTCGTGCTCCTCACGCTGGGAGCAGCCGATCGGTGGATCTTCCCGCTGGCGGGAGTCGCTGCGGCGACGGTGGCCGTCAGTACGGCGCGCTACCTCCATCGCGGGGTGCGGCGGGCACGGGGTGCATCCCTGGCGGTCCATGGGTCCCCGACATGA
- a CDS encoding protein-L-isoaspartate(D-aspartate) O-methyltransferase codes for MTDFAGQRRSMVSRQLAARGIHDPRVLAAMGEVPREFFVPPHLAEFAYEDAPLPIASGQTISQPYIVALMAEALGLSGGERVLEIGTGSGYAAAVLSRLASEVYTVERHEDLAESARAALEAVGYDNVQVLHADGTLGWPEHAPYDAILVSAGGPGVPPALSEQLAPGGVVVIPVGADPRTQELVAERKQPDGTFTRRSLGAVRFVPLIGAEGWAPPRANPGPSATHSRSSHGEAGLVTLLRENSTHLSDPEQLDPGPLLERIGDARVVLIGEASHGTSEFYRTRARITQALVQEHGFRIVAAEADWPDAARIDARVRHLDIPDPEWIPFSRFPIWMWRNWEVAEFAEWLKVHNEPLPPDARTGFFGLDLYSLHRSIDVVLEYLDRVDPEAARIARVRYGCLSPYEADPATYGRAVLSGRYRSCEDDVVAMLEHVLAHGLEMAERNGYGFLDAIQNARLIANAERYYRIMYRGGAASWNLRDSHMFDTLEFLLRAFGPDARAVVWAHNSHIGNARATEMWTRGEHNLGYLCRQSLGDDAFLIGLGTHRGTVAAAEDWGDPMQVMDVRPSHPASYEHLFHLTEVPALSLHLREPLHSELRPQLMDPRLERAIGVIYRPQTELMSHYFQAVLPLQFDEYLWIDETRAVHPLGVPAAVGLPDTYPFGL; via the coding sequence ATGACCGACTTCGCTGGGCAACGTCGCTCGATGGTCTCCAGGCAACTGGCAGCCCGTGGAATCCACGATCCGCGCGTGCTGGCCGCGATGGGGGAGGTGCCTCGCGAGTTCTTCGTGCCGCCTCATCTGGCGGAATTCGCATACGAGGACGCTCCACTCCCCATCGCCTCCGGGCAGACGATCTCGCAGCCCTACATCGTGGCCCTCATGGCCGAAGCCCTGGGCCTGAGCGGCGGTGAGCGCGTCCTGGAGATCGGCACCGGGTCCGGCTACGCTGCAGCGGTGTTGAGCCGCCTGGCCTCCGAGGTGTATACCGTCGAACGCCACGAGGACCTCGCCGAGAGTGCTCGCGCGGCACTGGAGGCCGTCGGGTACGACAACGTGCAGGTGCTGCATGCGGACGGCACCCTGGGCTGGCCCGAGCACGCGCCCTACGACGCGATCCTGGTGTCCGCGGGCGGCCCCGGTGTACCCCCTGCTCTTTCCGAGCAGCTCGCGCCGGGCGGCGTAGTGGTGATCCCGGTGGGAGCCGATCCGCGGACGCAGGAGCTGGTGGCCGAGCGCAAGCAGCCGGACGGCACGTTCACGCGCAGGTCGCTCGGCGCGGTGCGCTTCGTGCCCCTCATCGGGGCCGAGGGATGGGCGCCCCCTCGTGCCAATCCCGGCCCCTCCGCCACCCACTCCCGTTCCAGCCATGGCGAGGCCGGGCTGGTCACGCTCCTGCGGGAGAACAGCACGCACCTCTCCGATCCCGAGCAACTCGACCCGGGGCCCCTCCTGGAGCGCATCGGCGACGCGCGCGTAGTGCTGATCGGAGAAGCATCCCACGGAACGTCGGAGTTCTACCGCACCCGCGCGCGGATCACGCAGGCGCTGGTGCAGGAACACGGCTTCCGGATCGTGGCCGCCGAGGCGGACTGGCCCGATGCGGCCCGCATCGACGCCCGTGTCCGGCACCTCGACATACCCGATCCAGAGTGGATCCCGTTCTCGCGCTTCCCCATCTGGATGTGGAGAAACTGGGAGGTGGCCGAGTTCGCGGAGTGGCTGAAGGTGCACAACGAGCCCCTGCCCCCGGACGCGCGCACCGGGTTCTTCGGGCTCGATCTCTACAGCCTGCATCGTTCCATCGATGTGGTGTTGGAGTATCTGGATCGAGTCGATCCCGAAGCGGCGCGCATCGCACGTGTCCGCTACGGCTGCCTCAGCCCCTATGAGGCGGATCCCGCAACCTACGGCCGGGCCGTGCTGTCCGGGCGCTATCGATCCTGCGAGGACGATGTCGTGGCCATGCTCGAGCACGTGCTGGCCCATGGATTGGAGATGGCGGAGCGGAACGGCTACGGCTTCCTCGATGCCATCCAGAACGCGCGGCTGATCGCCAATGCGGAGCGCTACTACCGGATCATGTACCGGGGCGGGGCGGCTTCCTGGAACCTCCGGGACAGCCACATGTTCGATACGCTGGAGTTCCTGCTCCGTGCCTTCGGACCCGATGCACGCGCGGTCGTGTGGGCGCACAACAGTCACATCGGCAACGCACGTGCGACCGAGATGTGGACGCGCGGCGAGCACAACCTGGGCTACCTGTGTCGTCAGTCGCTCGGGGACGACGCGTTCCTGATCGGCTTAGGCACCCATCGGGGCACGGTGGCGGCTGCGGAGGATTGGGGCGATCCCATGCAGGTGATGGACGTGCGCCCGTCCCACCCGGCCAGCTACGAACATCTCTTCCACCTCACCGAGGTGCCGGCCCTGTCGCTCCACCTGCGGGAGCCCCTGCACAGCGAGCTCCGGCCCCAGCTGATGGATCCTCGGTTGGAGCGGGCCATCGGGGTCATCTACCGACCCCAGACCGAGCTGATGAGCCACTACTTCCAGGCCGTCCTTCCGCTGCAATTCGATGAGTACCTCTGGATCGACGAGACCCGTGCCGTTCATCCGCTCGGTGTGCCCGCCGCCGTGGGGCTACCGGACACGTACCCGTTCGGGCTGTGA
- a CDS encoding DUF5661 family protein: protein MAPLRKFTNADARLLGDRLRVDWSRVDLEQFRMGLEVELEHGLHDPSTNVTGDDPILTAKIALAHLKELPDYYTRLRAMEAEAERS, encoded by the coding sequence ATGGCACCCCTTCGCAAGTTCACGAACGCCGATGCACGGCTGCTGGGAGACCGCCTGAGGGTGGATTGGTCACGAGTCGATCTCGAGCAGTTCCGCATGGGTTTGGAGGTGGAGTTGGAGCACGGTCTGCACGACCCCAGCACCAATGTGACGGGGGACGATCCCATCCTCACCGCCAAGATCGCGCTCGCGCACCTCAAGGAGCTTCCGGACTACTACACGCGCCTGCGCGCGATGGAAGCCGAGGCAGAACGCTCCTGA
- a CDS encoding BlaI/MecI/CopY family transcriptional regulator has product MTTTTTGPFSKRERQLMDALYRLGEGSAADVARALGEEDAYHTIRVTLRNLEKKGHVRHVKDGRVHVYRPVEPRSRMRRTALRHLTRTYFGGSRSRAILTFFDESVDLLSDEEIAEIRKHIEQASRSRRG; this is encoded by the coding sequence ATGACCACCACCACGACCGGACCGTTCAGCAAGCGTGAGCGTCAGTTGATGGACGCGCTCTACCGGCTGGGCGAGGGGTCCGCCGCGGATGTCGCGCGAGCCCTGGGCGAAGAAGACGCGTACCACACGATCCGGGTGACGTTGCGCAACCTGGAGAAGAAGGGGCATGTGCGGCACGTCAAGGACGGTCGTGTCCACGTCTACCGGCCGGTCGAGCCACGGTCCCGGATGCGTCGTACCGCACTTCGACATCTGACGCGCACCTACTTCGGTGGTTCGCGATCGCGCGCCATCCTCACCTTCTTCGACGAGTCCGTGGACCTCCTCTCCGATGAGGAGATCGCGGAGATCCGGAAGCACATCGAACAGGCCTCTCGGAGCCGACGCGGCTAG